A single genomic interval of Streptomyces sp. BA2 harbors:
- a CDS encoding RcpC/CpaB family pilus assembly protein, with protein MKIQERTGAGNSRSAAPVQPAVGERLPAPPRERKPALAALAVLLILIGALGATVLVLRAGERVEVVKVTAEIPAGESVSDDNVTSVMVADDTSINYVKWSQVDDLRKLKATNTIPKGAVAVGEMFSSKSGLPAGKSAVGVSLKEGQYPADGLKAGDSVDVYQVGDDASGGSSSDKGTGGSAGTGASDSPIVSAARVSSVADKSDATVSTGALGITLLVDSADAAAVTRAASAGAVSLVQVSPNGN; from the coding sequence GTGAAGATCCAAGAGCGTACGGGGGCGGGCAACAGCCGTTCCGCCGCGCCGGTTCAGCCAGCGGTTGGTGAGCGCCTTCCCGCGCCGCCTCGCGAGCGCAAACCGGCACTCGCCGCCCTGGCCGTTCTGCTCATCCTCATCGGCGCCCTCGGCGCCACCGTCCTCGTGCTGCGCGCGGGGGAGCGGGTGGAGGTCGTGAAGGTCACGGCCGAGATCCCTGCGGGGGAGTCGGTGAGTGACGACAACGTCACCTCCGTCATGGTCGCCGACGACACGAGCATCAACTACGTGAAGTGGTCGCAGGTCGACGACCTGAGGAAGCTCAAGGCCACCAACACCATCCCCAAGGGTGCTGTCGCGGTCGGCGAGATGTTCTCCAGCAAGAGCGGGCTGCCCGCGGGCAAGTCGGCCGTCGGCGTCTCCCTCAAGGAGGGGCAGTACCCCGCGGACGGCCTGAAGGCCGGCGACAGCGTGGACGTCTACCAGGTCGGCGACGACGCTTCCGGAGGAAGCTCCAGCGACAAGGGGACCGGCGGCTCCGCCGGTACGGGCGCGAGCGACTCGCCCATCGTCTCGGCCGCCCGCGTCAGCTCCGTCGCGGACAAGAGCGACGCCACCGTGAGCACCGGTGCCCTCGGCATCACGCTCCTGGTGGACAGCGCCGACGCCGCAGCCGTCACCAGGGCCGCGTCCGCCGGTGCGGTCTCTCTCGTCCAAGTGTCTCCCAACGGCAACTAG
- a CDS encoding type II secretion system F family protein, whose protein sequence is MNSTELAALGGLGSMGGLFSLPVLYALGCGIAVGGGLAVLAIALRGLPVKPEHEKQKASERMSELIRFAGQRGSLAVGVGLVVLLLTRWTVAGIASGILVFFWDKLFGGAAEERSQMRRVEALAAWTESLRDTIAGAVGLEQAIPASARAAAPVLRPHLDALVDRLRARTPLPEALQILADEIDDASADIIVAALILNAKLRGPGLRQVLGALAKSAREEVDMRQRVMSQRASTRRSVQIVVAVSIAFVLGLSIFNRDFVAPYGTAVGQLVLACVCGLFALGFWWLRKLSTVETPDRFLVRDEPGVQFVRPRGPGAVPGAGASGEQAPLTGAAGPYGQPVQPGQPGQSGQPGQPGQPGYANPEGVRR, encoded by the coding sequence ATGAACTCAACCGAGCTTGCGGCTCTGGGCGGACTCGGCTCGATGGGCGGCCTCTTCTCGCTGCCCGTCCTGTACGCACTGGGCTGCGGCATCGCGGTCGGCGGAGGCCTCGCGGTCCTCGCGATCGCGCTGCGCGGTCTTCCGGTGAAACCCGAGCACGAGAAGCAGAAGGCCAGTGAGCGGATGAGCGAACTCATCCGGTTCGCGGGTCAGCGCGGCTCGCTCGCCGTCGGCGTGGGCCTGGTGGTGCTGCTCCTCACCCGGTGGACGGTCGCGGGCATCGCGTCCGGCATCCTCGTCTTCTTCTGGGACAAGCTGTTCGGCGGCGCGGCGGAGGAGCGGTCGCAGATGCGCCGCGTCGAGGCCCTCGCCGCCTGGACTGAGTCCCTGCGCGACACCATCGCGGGCGCGGTCGGCCTCGAACAGGCGATCCCGGCCTCGGCACGGGCGGCGGCGCCCGTGCTCCGTCCCCACCTGGACGCCCTGGTGGACCGACTGCGTGCGCGTACGCCGCTTCCCGAGGCCCTTCAGATACTGGCCGACGAGATCGACGACGCGTCGGCGGACATCATCGTGGCGGCGCTGATCCTGAACGCGAAGCTGCGCGGTCCGGGTCTGCGCCAAGTCCTCGGCGCCCTCGCCAAGTCGGCGCGCGAAGAGGTCGACATGCGCCAGCGCGTGATGTCGCAGCGCGCCTCGACGCGGCGCTCGGTGCAGATCGTGGTCGCGGTGTCGATCGCGTTCGTCCTCGGCCTCTCGATCTTCAACCGCGACTTCGTCGCGCCGTACGGCACCGCGGTCGGCCAGCTCGTACTCGCCTGCGTCTGCGGTCTGTTCGCGCTCGGCTTCTGGTGGCTGCGCAAGCTGTCGACGGTGGAGACGCCGGACCGCTTCCTGGTCAGGGACGAGCCGGGCGTGCAGTTCGTTCGGCCGCGGGGGCCGGGTGCGGTGCCCGGTGCGGGTGCTTCGGGTGAGCAGGCGCCCCTGACAGGTGCGGCCGGTCCGTACGGCCAGCCGGTGCAGCCCGGACAGCCCGGTCAGTCCGGTCAGCCCGGCCAGCCCGGCCAGCCCGGCTATGCGAATCCCGAGGGGGTACGTCGATGA
- a CDS encoding DUF6531 domain-containing protein, with amino-acid sequence MAGNRPADWHVLDLDKDPTPGDPDRVRNLAKNLHDFADDVSKVLRDIKGMAGEDAILTWAGKTAESFTSEFEDAPGKLKKLKKSYEMAGDALSTYWPELERAQALADKALVKGREAQGDLSSAQTRLTSADSWVDKAGKEADKYKDDDGGSKSKDVPKPDPDKVKAATRNATAAEKAQTTAKSDVSAAKSNLDAAKKMAEDARKMREDAAGTAKKKLEEASDAGIQNRKWWEEVGDWVTDNWDTIVAVCKVVVAVLGIIAMIIGGPILGAIVLIAALVVLADTLHKYANGEAGLLDVAFAALDCIPGMKGLTSLRGLAKGMKGLKGGLRGLKSARSAIANGAKGTYNRVKTKIKGLGDPVDVATGQMFLDATDLTLPGKLPLVFTRRVASGYRTGGWFGPAWTSTIDQRLEIDEQGVVFVTEDGMLLEYPHPQGADTPVLPDFGPRWPLERLDDGGYLVTDPVTGHGRHFAPPADDVAILIRISDRNHNTIDFDYDDEGAPQAIRHCGGYHIALATTDERVTALSIVGAGEGDSDVVIKRYSYTAGHLTAAVNSSGLPLQFAYDERGRITSWEDTNHSRYHYSYDEQDRCTGQWGTAGHLANTFIYDVIDAAWPGCRVTELTTAEGATSRFAVDGRSLVVAEVDPLGGTVTTTYDADQHVVATTDQLGYTTTLVNNALGQPIEVARPDGAVVRVTYNDLNLATVIDLPDGTSWRHTYDERGNCTATSDPVGVTSSTTYNPAGHPRTITDELGHITTVRCDPAGLPLEVADPLGGTTSWERDAWGRPVALTDALGHTTRLSWSTESHLLRRTTPDGATESWAYDGEGNCTSHTDQLGQISQFEYTHFDALSARTGPDGTRHEFEYDASLRLTQVINPQGLTWNYVYDPAGRLSCETDFDDCEITYAHDGAGRLTSLTNAIGQTITFERDAFGRTIRKNANGRCTTFAYDLTGEIVEAASADSAVTYVRDRRGRVTSETVNGRELCFTYDEAGRRTARVTPSGATSTWKYDATGRISQLVVSGRTVDFEYDAASRELARQFGDSFTMAGTFDEVGRLTTQKLTAHGDQDPSLYRAYAYRADGHLAGIDDQLSGPRRFDLDAEGRVTAVHAAKWTETYAYDSAGNQQSASWPVEHPGHEATGAREYTGTHITRAGHVRYEHDALGRITLRQKTRLSRKPDTWRYDWDVEDRLTSVITPDGTCWRYMYDPLGRRTAKLRMAADGESVLERVDFTWDGVTLCEQTTIAVELPEPVTLTWDHHGLQPVAQTERITASGARQEEIDARFFAIVTDLVGAPSELVDEQGEIAWRKRSTLWGTTAWNIDAVAYTPLRFPGQYYDPETGLHYNYFRHYDPETARYLTPDPLGLEPAPNPFSYVSNPSTWIDPLGLAPYNIHASVAYQDWGNKGAHIHIKNNEVQIFPDDKGGIGGRPIRLKHGTASDREVQKVLDEIHSNRSLRDDIIAKATSARDSMNKGEFGMSQNRAAEMHFIIKNLEKMNKAEGG; translated from the coding sequence ATGGCGGGGAATCGTCCGGCGGATTGGCATGTCCTGGACCTGGACAAGGATCCAACACCCGGAGATCCGGACCGCGTCCGCAACCTGGCCAAGAACCTGCACGATTTCGCCGACGACGTGTCGAAGGTCCTCCGTGACATCAAGGGGATGGCGGGCGAGGACGCGATCCTCACCTGGGCGGGCAAGACCGCGGAGTCCTTCACGTCGGAGTTCGAGGACGCGCCGGGCAAGCTGAAGAAGCTCAAGAAGAGCTACGAGATGGCCGGCGACGCCCTGTCGACGTACTGGCCGGAGCTGGAGCGCGCCCAGGCCCTCGCCGACAAGGCCCTGGTCAAGGGCCGTGAAGCACAAGGGGACTTGAGCAGCGCCCAGACCCGGCTCACCTCCGCCGACTCCTGGGTGGACAAGGCGGGCAAGGAAGCCGACAAGTACAAGGACGACGACGGCGGCTCCAAGTCCAAGGACGTCCCCAAGCCCGACCCGGACAAGGTCAAGGCCGCCACCCGCAACGCGACCGCCGCCGAGAAGGCGCAGACGACCGCCAAGTCGGACGTCTCCGCCGCCAAGAGCAACCTCGACGCCGCGAAGAAGATGGCCGAGGACGCCCGCAAGATGCGCGAGGACGCCGCGGGCACCGCGAAGAAGAAACTCGAAGAGGCCTCCGACGCGGGCATCCAGAACCGCAAGTGGTGGGAGGAAGTCGGCGACTGGGTCACCGACAACTGGGACACCATCGTCGCCGTCTGCAAAGTCGTCGTCGCCGTCCTCGGCATCATCGCCATGATCATCGGCGGCCCGATCCTCGGCGCGATCGTCCTGATCGCTGCCCTGGTCGTCCTCGCCGACACCCTCCATAAATACGCCAACGGAGAAGCAGGCCTACTCGACGTCGCCTTCGCCGCCCTCGACTGCATCCCCGGCATGAAGGGACTGACCTCCCTCCGCGGCCTCGCCAAGGGGATGAAGGGACTCAAGGGCGGGCTGAGGGGTCTGAAATCGGCTCGGAGCGCGATCGCGAACGGGGCGAAGGGCACGTACAACCGGGTGAAGACCAAGATCAAGGGTCTTGGCGACCCAGTGGATGTGGCCACCGGACAGATGTTCCTGGACGCAACCGACCTCACGCTGCCTGGCAAGCTGCCACTGGTCTTCACCCGCCGTGTGGCATCTGGCTACCGAACGGGCGGCTGGTTCGGACCCGCCTGGACGTCCACCATCGACCAACGCCTGGAGATCGACGAACAGGGTGTCGTGTTCGTTACCGAAGACGGCATGCTTCTCGAGTATCCGCATCCGCAGGGGGCGGATACCCCGGTGCTGCCCGACTTCGGTCCGCGTTGGCCACTGGAACGCCTGGACGACGGTGGCTACCTCGTTACCGACCCGGTCACCGGTCACGGCCGCCACTTCGCCCCGCCCGCTGACGATGTGGCGATACTGATCCGTATCTCGGACCGTAATCACAACACCATCGACTTCGACTACGACGACGAAGGCGCCCCACAGGCGATCCGGCACTGCGGTGGCTATCACATCGCCCTGGCCACTACCGACGAGCGCGTAACTGCGCTGAGTATTGTCGGCGCAGGCGAGGGCGACTCCGACGTCGTGATCAAGCGATACAGCTATACCGCCGGTCATCTCACCGCAGCCGTCAACTCTTCAGGGCTGCCGCTGCAGTTTGCCTACGATGAGCGGGGACGTATCACGTCTTGGGAGGACACCAACCACAGTCGGTATCACTACAGCTATGACGAACAGGACCGCTGCACCGGCCAATGGGGAACGGCCGGGCACCTGGCCAATACCTTCATCTACGACGTGATCGACGCTGCGTGGCCGGGCTGCCGTGTCACCGAGCTCACCACGGCTGAGGGAGCGACCTCCCGTTTCGCCGTCGATGGCCGAAGCCTGGTCGTCGCCGAGGTCGATCCTCTGGGTGGCACGGTGACGACGACTTACGACGCCGACCAGCATGTCGTCGCAACGACGGATCAACTCGGGTACACCACGACGCTGGTGAACAACGCATTGGGACAGCCGATCGAGGTGGCCCGTCCCGATGGTGCCGTTGTCCGCGTCACGTACAACGACCTGAACCTCGCGACCGTCATTGACCTGCCCGACGGCACTTCCTGGCGGCACACGTACGACGAGCGCGGCAATTGCACCGCCACCTCTGATCCGGTCGGCGTTACGTCCAGCACCACGTACAACCCGGCAGGTCACCCCCGGACGATCACCGACGAGCTGGGTCACATCACCACGGTGCGTTGTGACCCGGCGGGTCTGCCTCTGGAGGTCGCCGACCCGCTGGGCGGCACCACTTCCTGGGAGCGGGACGCCTGGGGCAGGCCGGTTGCTCTTACCGACGCGTTGGGGCACACCACCCGCCTGTCCTGGTCAACGGAGAGTCACCTCCTGCGGCGTACCACACCCGACGGCGCGACGGAGTCATGGGCGTATGACGGCGAGGGCAACTGCACCAGCCACACCGACCAGCTGGGACAGATTTCCCAGTTTGAGTACACACACTTCGATGCCTTGTCGGCACGCACCGGACCTGATGGGACCCGCCACGAATTCGAATACGACGCCTCCCTGCGTCTCACCCAGGTCATCAACCCTCAGGGCCTGACCTGGAATTATGTCTACGATCCCGCAGGGCGCCTGTCCTGTGAGACAGATTTCGACGACTGTGAGATCACCTACGCCCATGACGGGGCCGGGCGCCTGACCTCATTGACGAACGCCATCGGCCAGACCATCACATTTGAACGCGACGCGTTCGGCCGGACCATCCGAAAGAACGCGAACGGTCGGTGCACCACGTTTGCGTACGATCTGACAGGCGAGATCGTGGAGGCCGCCAGTGCTGACAGCGCGGTCACGTATGTCCGGGACCGACGTGGTCGTGTGACGTCTGAGACGGTGAATGGCCGTGAACTTTGTTTCACCTACGACGAAGCGGGCCGCCGCACCGCACGTGTCACGCCGTCTGGCGCGACCAGTACCTGGAAATACGACGCCACCGGACGCATATCCCAACTGGTCGTATCCGGCCGTACAGTCGATTTCGAATACGACGCGGCCAGTCGTGAACTCGCCCGCCAATTCGGTGATTCCTTCACCATGGCCGGCACCTTCGACGAGGTGGGCCGCCTGACCACACAGAAGCTAACGGCCCATGGCGACCAGGACCCTTCCCTCTACCGCGCTTACGCCTATCGTGCTGATGGCCATCTGGCAGGCATAGATGACCAACTGTCCGGCCCGCGCCGTTTCGATCTCGACGCTGAGGGACGTGTCACCGCGGTTCACGCCGCCAAGTGGACCGAAACCTACGCCTACGACTCGGCAGGCAACCAGCAATCCGCTTCATGGCCCGTCGAGCACCCTGGTCATGAAGCCACCGGCGCCCGCGAGTACACAGGGACCCATATCACTCGAGCCGGTCATGTCCGCTACGAGCACGACGCCTTGGGACGCATCACCCTCCGCCAGAAGACTCGTCTGTCGCGCAAGCCGGATACCTGGCGCTATGACTGGGACGTGGAGGACCGACTCACCTCGGTCATCACACCCGACGGGACTTGCTGGCGCTACATGTATGACCCGCTGGGCCGACGCACTGCCAAGCTCCGTATGGCCGCAGACGGCGAAAGCGTTCTGGAACGCGTCGACTTCACCTGGGACGGTGTGACTCTCTGCGAACAGACCACGATCGCCGTTGAGTTGCCGGAACCGGTCACTCTTACCTGGGACCATCACGGGCTCCAGCCCGTCGCACAGACCGAGCGGATCACAGCGTCAGGCGCTCGACAAGAGGAAATCGACGCCCGCTTCTTCGCGATCGTCACCGACCTCGTTGGCGCACCGAGCGAACTTGTCGATGAGCAAGGCGAAATCGCCTGGCGCAAACGCAGCACCCTCTGGGGTACGACAGCTTGGAACATCGACGCGGTGGCGTATACGCCCCTCCGCTTTCCCGGCCAGTACTACGACCCGGAGACGGGCCTCCACTACAACTACTTCCGCCACTACGACCCCGAGACTGCCCGCTACCTGACCCCGGACCCGCTCGGCCTGGAACCCGCACCAAACCCCTTTTCCTACGTCAGTAACCCGTCTACATGGATTGACCCGCTCGGCCTCGCCCCGTACAACATCCACGCGTCGGTGGCGTATCAAGACTGGGGTAACAAGGGTGCGCACATCCATATCAAGAACAATGAGGTACAGATCTTCCCCGACGACAAGGGAGGGATCGGTGGCCGGCCCATCAGGCTTAAGCACGGAACCGCTAGCGACCGGGAGGTGCAGAAGGTCCTGGATGAGATTCATTCGAACCGGTCCCTGCGGGATGACATCATTGCGAAGGCCACCTCTGCACGTGACAGCATGAACAAGGGTGAATTCGGAATGAGTCAGAACCGCGCAGCTGAAATGCATTTCATTATCAAGAATCTCGAGAAGATGAACAAGGCGGAGGGCGGCTGA
- a CDS encoding TadE/TadG family type IV pilus assembly protein gives MAGARARAFGRRCRRAASRTDDRGLSTIEVVILAPVVILFILVLVAFGQLVDGRGAIDGAARDAARAGSIQKDEGTAMAEAKAAAEADLADVCSGPVDVRKTSTGFEAEVDPFFTVEVSCKVRGLDMIGLDVPTTLTASFSSSLDPYRRSV, from the coding sequence ATGGCTGGCGCACGGGCACGTGCCTTTGGTCGGCGGTGCCGACGGGCTGCCTCAAGGACGGACGACCGAGGGCTCTCGACCATCGAGGTGGTCATCCTCGCTCCCGTGGTGATCCTCTTCATCCTGGTCCTGGTGGCCTTCGGCCAGCTCGTCGACGGCCGGGGGGCGATCGACGGGGCGGCGCGGGACGCGGCGCGCGCGGGCTCGATCCAGAAGGACGAGGGCACGGCGATGGCCGAGGCGAAGGCGGCCGCGGAGGCGGACCTCGCGGACGTCTGCTCGGGCCCGGTCGACGTCAGGAAGACGAGCACGGGCTTCGAGGCCGAGGTGGATCCCTTCTTCACGGTCGAAGTGAGCTGCAAGGTAAGGGGCTTGGACATGATCGGTCTCGACGTGCCGACCACACTGACGGCCAGCTTCAGCTCCTCGCTCGACCCGTACCGGAGGTCGGTGTGA
- a CDS encoding TadE family protein translates to MTAIEFVLLTPVLFFMIFATVQFALYFFADHVAQAAAQAGARKARATADENPGGWRGDARDVVDAYIQQLGPQLVISPDVKTMEPKANTVGVEITASVPSVFPGLDLTVHAQSAGPVERFVEDNGGG, encoded by the coding sequence ATGACCGCGATCGAGTTCGTGCTGCTCACTCCGGTCCTCTTCTTCATGATCTTCGCGACGGTGCAGTTCGCGCTGTACTTCTTCGCGGACCATGTCGCCCAGGCCGCGGCCCAGGCGGGCGCGCGCAAGGCGCGAGCGACGGCGGACGAGAACCCGGGCGGCTGGCGCGGTGACGCGCGTGACGTGGTCGACGCCTACATCCAGCAGCTGGGGCCGCAGTTGGTGATCAGCCCCGACGTGAAGACGATGGAGCCGAAGGCGAACACGGTCGGAGTGGAGATCACCGCGAGCGTGCCCTCGGTCTTCCCCGGCCTCGACCTGACGGTGCACGCGCAGTCGGCCGGGCCGGTGGAGCGGTTCGTCGAGGACAACGGGGGCGGCTGA
- a CDS encoding TadE/TadG family type IV pilus assembly protein, whose product MSIAPRLRGWVAARRERLDDRGSGAGAVIIFAIVFLSLTAFVIDGGLSISKRERAADIAEQAARYAAQDVDREGIYEGAKGAPINYENCGARAQAYARSTDMNGADVAATHCVTANADQVEVEVQLTYSPVFTGLFYGGDVTVRGSAIAENEVG is encoded by the coding sequence GTGAGCATCGCTCCTCGTCTACGGGGCTGGGTCGCCGCCCGCAGGGAACGCCTCGACGACCGTGGCTCGGGCGCCGGCGCCGTCATCATCTTCGCGATCGTGTTCCTCTCGCTCACCGCCTTCGTCATCGACGGCGGCCTGTCCATCTCCAAGCGGGAGAGGGCCGCGGACATCGCGGAACAGGCAGCGCGTTACGCGGCGCAGGACGTCGACCGCGAGGGCATATACGAAGGCGCCAAGGGCGCCCCCATCAACTACGAGAACTGCGGCGCACGAGCCCAGGCCTACGCCCGCTCGACGGACATGAACGGCGCGGACGTAGCGGCGACGCACTGCGTGACGGCAAACGCGGACCAGGTCGAGGTCGAGGTCCAGCTGACGTACAGCCCGGTGTTCACCGGTTTGTTCTACGGGGGCGATGTGACGGTGCGGGGCTCCGCGATCGCGGAGAACGAGGTCGGCTGA
- a CDS encoding CpaF family protein: MSVPVDHSLVKRFRQDAGDRIAEQRRLDQVSGVTPMSGEDERQYARAVIAQILEEYARIEINAGRTPLDADTEEKYAAAVHAALFGVGRLQPLLDDPEVENIDINGCDQVFVGYANGRETKADPVAETDEELIELIQILGAYSGLSSRPFDSANPQLDLRLPDGSRLSAVMDVTRRPALSIRRARMGKVFMSDLVGNGTVTPEVAHFMACAVRARKNIMIAGATNAGKTTLLRALANEIPPHERLVTVERALELGLDQFADLHPNVVAFEERLPNSEGQGMISMAELVRRSLRMNPSRVIVGEVLGDEIVTMLNAMSQGNDGSLSTIHANSSSEVFNRISTYALQAAERLPIEASQMLVAGAVNFVVFIQRRNNYQTGGKLQRMVTSVREVNGVDGRVLSSEVFAEAANGQVVAHAPIACMDDLAAFGYRPAGQWG; encoded by the coding sequence ATGAGCGTCCCCGTCGATCACTCGCTCGTCAAGCGGTTCCGGCAGGACGCCGGTGACCGCATCGCCGAGCAGCGCCGCCTTGACCAGGTCTCCGGCGTCACCCCCATGTCGGGCGAGGACGAGCGGCAGTACGCCCGCGCCGTCATCGCCCAGATCCTGGAGGAGTACGCCCGGATAGAGATCAACGCCGGGCGGACCCCGCTGGACGCCGACACCGAGGAGAAGTACGCGGCCGCCGTGCACGCGGCGCTCTTCGGCGTAGGACGGCTCCAGCCGCTGCTCGACGACCCCGAGGTCGAGAACATAGACATCAACGGGTGCGACCAGGTCTTCGTCGGATACGCCAACGGACGCGAGACCAAGGCCGATCCGGTCGCCGAGACCGACGAGGAGCTCATCGAGCTCATCCAGATCCTCGGCGCGTACTCCGGTCTCTCCTCGCGCCCCTTCGACTCCGCCAACCCGCAGCTCGACCTCCGCCTCCCCGACGGCTCGCGTCTGTCGGCCGTCATGGACGTCACGCGGCGCCCGGCGCTCTCCATCCGACGTGCCCGCATGGGCAAGGTCTTCATGTCGGACCTGGTGGGCAACGGCACGGTGACCCCCGAGGTCGCGCACTTCATGGCGTGCGCGGTGCGGGCCCGCAAGAACATCATGATCGCGGGCGCGACGAACGCAGGAAAGACCACTCTGCTGAGGGCGCTCGCCAACGAGATCCCGCCGCACGAGCGTCTGGTGACCGTCGAGCGCGCTCTGGAACTCGGCCTCGACCAGTTCGCCGACCTGCACCCGAACGTCGTCGCCTTCGAGGAGCGCCTGCCCAACTCCGAGGGCCAGGGCATGATCTCGATGGCGGAGCTGGTGCGCCGGTCGCTCCGTATGAACCCCTCCCGCGTCATCGTCGGTGAGGTACTCGGCGACGAGATCGTGACGATGCTGAACGCGATGTCGCAAGGCAACGACGGCTCGCTCTCCACGATCCACGCCAACAGTTCGAGTGAGGTCTTCAACCGCATCTCGACGTATGCCCTCCAGGCCGCCGAGCGCTTGCCCATCGAGGCGAGCCAGATGCTCGTGGCCGGAGCCGTCAACTTCGTCGTCTTCATCCAGCGGCGCAACAACTACCAGACCGGCGGCAAGCTCCAGCGCATGGTGACCTCGGTCCGCGAGGTCAACGGCGTCGACGGCCGCGTCCTGTCCAGCGAGGTCTTCGCGGAGGCCGCGAACGGGCAGGTCGTCGCGCACGCGCCGATCGCCTGCATGGACGACCTGGCCGCCTTCGGCTACCGCCCCGCCGGGCAATGGGGGTGA
- a CDS encoding S1 family peptidase has protein sequence MAVTGVATAAIAMLATSTPAAHAIIGGTEVSNDAYPFMAAVMDKGSGSPLDRQFCGGSLVTADTIMTAAHCLVDDAGKPLKPKKLQVAVGRTVLSKAGQGQIRNVAKGGVVVHPRYLKGQEAYDVAFIQLSKPIRGISPIALPTQGTDALIRPGQNATVAGWGNTDTELPNTPDRLREVKVPILSHAECRTSYEEYDAKVNFCAGVETKDSCQGDSGGPIFRNVPGRRAPIQVGVVSYGDGCGAQGAPGVYTSVSSSKLWKTLGESAGGKKVKRVMNRR, from the coding sequence ATGGCGGTAACCGGCGTAGCCACGGCGGCGATTGCCATGCTGGCCACCAGCACCCCCGCCGCGCACGCGATCATCGGCGGCACCGAAGTCTCCAACGACGCCTACCCGTTCATGGCCGCCGTGATGGACAAGGGCTCCGGCAGCCCGCTGGACCGCCAGTTCTGCGGCGGCAGCCTGGTCACGGCAGACACGATCATGACGGCGGCACACTGCCTGGTGGACGACGCGGGCAAGCCCCTGAAGCCGAAGAAGCTCCAGGTGGCGGTGGGCCGCACGGTCCTCTCGAAGGCCGGCCAGGGCCAGATACGCAATGTGGCCAAGGGCGGCGTGGTGGTACACCCTCGCTACCTCAAGGGCCAGGAGGCGTACGACGTAGCGTTCATCCAGCTCAGCAAGCCGATCCGCGGGATCTCCCCGATCGCCCTCCCCACCCAGGGCACGGACGCCCTGATCCGCCCGGGTCAGAACGCAACGGTCGCGGGCTGGGGCAACACGGACACGGAACTCCCGAACACCCCGGACCGCCTCCGCGAAGTAAAGGTCCCGATCCTCTCGCACGCGGAGTGCAGGACGAGCTACGAGGAGTACGACGCAAAGGTCAACTTCTGCGCGGGAGTTGAGACGAAGGACTCCTGCCAGGGCGACAGCGGCGGCCCCATCTTCCGCAACGTCCCCGGCCGCAGGGCCCCCATTCAGGTGGGCGTAGTGTCGTACGGGGACGGGTGCGGGGCGCAGGGGGCTCCGGGTGTCTACACGTCGGTGAGCTCGTCGAAGCTGTGGAAGACGTTGGGTGAGTCGGCGGGGGGCAAGAAGGTGAAGCGGGTCATGAACCGCCGCTGA
- a CDS encoding type II secretion system F family protein, protein MSLTMPIVIGAIMGLGIYALVRALMPSKRSAVATVARIDAMRARGAAYESHRSAGDSKDDSGRLGTVRARVGTRVADFYLQQGWEQRSLRADLAVLDRSWEKFLATKTLLAAGGVFFGPFLFAVIWTLGVGNSPIIPVWLALMFGALFFFLPDLEVRRDAADKRRDLRRVIGAYLDLVSMSLAGGRGLPEALMAAAEISDGWATQRIRNALADARITGISQWQALGSLGEELGIEELKDLSASLALVADDGAKVRESLASRAETMRHREMAEIEGSAGEKSQSMLVAQLLLCAGFLVFLIFPAAMRVFQV, encoded by the coding sequence ATGAGCCTGACGATGCCGATAGTGATCGGCGCCATCATGGGCCTGGGCATCTACGCCCTCGTACGTGCCCTGATGCCCTCCAAGCGGAGCGCGGTCGCCACGGTCGCGCGGATCGACGCCATGCGGGCGAGGGGGGCGGCGTACGAGTCGCACCGCTCGGCCGGTGACAGCAAGGACGACTCGGGCCGGCTGGGGACGGTGCGGGCCCGCGTGGGCACGCGAGTCGCCGACTTCTACCTCCAGCAGGGCTGGGAGCAGCGGTCGCTCCGCGCCGACCTGGCCGTCCTTGACCGCAGCTGGGAGAAGTTCCTGGCGACGAAGACGCTGCTCGCGGCCGGCGGTGTCTTCTTCGGGCCGTTCCTTTTCGCCGTCATCTGGACGCTGGGTGTCGGCAACAGCCCGATCATCCCGGTCTGGCTGGCCTTGATGTTCGGCGCGCTCTTCTTCTTCCTGCCCGACCTCGAGGTGCGCAGGGACGCCGCGGACAAGCGGCGCGACCTGCGCCGCGTCATCGGCGCCTACCTGGACCTGGTGTCGATGAGCCTCGCGGGCGGCCGAGGCCTCCCCGAAGCCCTGATGGCGGCGGCGGAGATCTCGGACGGGTGGGCGACGCAACGTATCCGGAACGCTCTGGCAGACGCCCGGATCACCGGCATCAGCCAGTGGCAGGCGCTCGGCAGCCTCGGTGAGGAACTGGGCATCGAAGAGCTCAAGGACCTGTCGGCCTCGCTCGCCCTGGTGGCGGACGACGGCGCGAAGGTGCGCGAGTCGCTCGCCTCCCGCGCGGAGACGATGCGGCACCGCGAAATGGCAGAGATCGAGGGCAGCGCGGGCGAGAAGTCGCAGTCGATGCTCGTCGCCCAGCTGCTCCTGTGTGCGGGCTTCCTGGTCTTCCTCATCTTCCCGGCGGCGATGCGCGTGTTCCAGGTCTAG